A single window of Fibrobacter sp. UWP2 DNA harbors:
- a CDS encoding cyclophilin-like fold protein, with amino-acid sequence MRNIVLIALFFLVACSDAASHSTQPETQTSKSAGSTSKVGEAPVKLKIHVNDTAFTATFEENSSAEAFAEFLAQGDLTLNMHDYGSFEKVADLPRSFPRNDKQIDTDAGDIILYQGNSITIYYDKNSWNFTRLARIDNVNKKRLKEILGKGNVKATFSVE; translated from the coding sequence ATGCGAAACATTGTCCTTATAGCGTTGTTCTTTCTGGTCGCCTGCAGCGATGCGGCGAGCCATTCGACGCAACCTGAAACCCAAACGTCGAAATCGGCCGGTTCAACATCTAAAGTGGGGGAGGCACCCGTGAAACTCAAAATCCATGTGAACGATACCGCCTTCACGGCAACGTTCGAAGAAAATTCCTCGGCCGAGGCCTTCGCCGAATTCCTTGCGCAGGGCGACCTCACGCTCAACATGCACGACTACGGCAGTTTCGAGAAGGTGGCCGACCTGCCGCGCAGTTTTCCGCGTAACGACAAGCAAATCGACACCGACGCAGGCGACATCATCCTTTACCAGGGCAACTCCATCACCATCTACTACGACAAGAATTCCTGGAACTTCACGCGCCTCGCCCGTATCGACAACGTGAACAAGAAACGCCTTAAGGAAATCCTCGGCAAGGGGAACGTGAAGGCGACATTCTCGGTGGAATAA